Part of the Micromonospora rhizosphaerae genome is shown below.
TCACGTAGCCGAGGTTGAGCAGGTAGAAGCCGACCACCAGGAGGCTGTTGACCGCGTTCGCCAGCCGCTGGTCGGCGAAGACGTCCTCCAGGAAGACCAGTCCGTTGCGGGAGAGCGCCCGGGCCACCCACACGGTCAGTCCGATGCTGACCACCAGGTAGGCCAGGTACATCCAGACCTTGACGTCCATCTCGTCGCCCTTCTTGAACGCGTTCAAAATGAGGTGCGCCTCAGCTTAGGGCAGATTCTGAACACGTTCAAGTACGAAGTGGTCCGTCCGTGCCTGGCTGGCTCCCGTCCGGACCGGTATGGTCGCGTCGGCGACGGGCGGCCGCCGACGAAGGCCGGATTCCCCATTGGAGCGAGTCATGCAGGTCGGTACGCGGGACGCGGAGCCCGGGCGCGTGGTCCTGGCACCGGTCGGCGAGATCGACATGGCCGGCGTCCGCCAGCTCGAGCGGGCGCTGGACGCCGTCCTCGACCGGCCCGGAGTGGTGGAGGTCGTGGTCGACCTCGCCGAGGTTGCGTTCCTCGACTCGAGCGGGGTGGCGACCCTGCTGCGCGCCGCGGCCGAAGCGGTCGGCCGCGGCGCGACCCTACGGGTGACCAACCCGCGGCCGGTGGTGGCCCGGGTCCTGCGGATCACCGCGGTCGACATCCTGCTGGGCCTCCCCGGCGGCGACGCCGACGGCACCTCGACGGTCGAGCCGGGCTGGCGCCGGCTCCGCTGACCTCCCGGGCGTCGGTGCCGGGCCGGCAGGTTGCCGGACCGGCGTCACGGCTCCGGACGTGCCGCCGCCTGGTCCGACCACTCCACCAGCACCAGGGTCGCGTCGTCGCGGGACGCGGCGGCCCGGTGGTCCGCCACGGCCCGGCTCAACCGACGCAGCGTCTCGGGGGTGGGGCGGCCGGATCCGATGTGCCGCTCGGCGAGATCGGCCAGTCGGCGCAGCCCGAACATCTCCCCGGCCGCGTTCCGGGCCTCGGTCACCCCGTCGGTGTACAGCAGCAGCCGGTCGCCCGGCTCCAGCCGGATCTCGGCGACCGACGCCCCGCCCGCGGTCAGGCCCAGCGGCAGCCGGCGTCCGCCGGTGAGCGCCCGTACGGCGCGGCCGCGACGCAGCAGCACCGGCGCGGGGTGCCCGGCGTTGACGTAGCGGAGCCGGCCGCCGACGGTGTCGAATCCGGCGAGCACCCCGGTCACGAAGCGCCCGTCCGTCCACTGGCTGCGCAGCCCCGCGTCGATCGCCGCGGCCAGCTCGGGCAGGTCGGCGCCGATCCGCCGGGCCGCCCGGAGCGCGGCCAGCGCGACGGAGGTGGTGAGCACCGCGGGCAGGCCGTGCCCGACCCCGTCCAGGATCGCCAGCGCGAGCGTCGCACCGTCCAGCGCGTAGTCGAAGGCGTCCCCGCCCACCTCGTAGCAGGGTTCCAGGATCGCGCTCACGGCCACCCGGTCGGTGGCCAGGGTCAGCGGCGGCAGCAGCTGCCAGAGCAGCTCGGCGGAGACCGCCATGGGGCCGCTGCGCCGGACCCGGTGCAGGGGGTCGCCGTACGTCGATTTGGCCACGACCAGATGGCCGACCATGCCGGCGATCAGGCGGCAGCCGTGGCGGACGGCGTGGTCGTCCGGGTCGAGGTTGACCGGGAGCGACACCTCCAGCAGCCCGAGCCGGTCCGTGCCGTCCACCACCGGCACCCAGAGCCGGCCGTCCTGCCCGGCGCGGACCCGCACCTCCGTGTAGGCGCGGCCGGGCAGGCTGGTGTCGATCGGCAGCGGGTCGGCCGTCGATCGGCCCGGCTCGGGCAGCGGGCGCAGCCGGTCCTGCTCCACGTCCACCAGGTAGATGGTCACCGTGACGCCGAGTTCGCGCAGTGCCGCGTTCACCCCGCCCGGCAGCGAATCCGGCAGCAACCGGTGCGACCGGGCGGCGAGGTCGGCGAGGGCCCGGTGCCAGGGCTCGGTGGCGCTCATCCTCCGCGCATACCCGGAACCGGGCCAGCTCAGACCGGCCGCTCAGCCGGCGAGGCCGAGCACCTCCGCCGCCGCCCGGCCGTTGGCGTGGCTGGCGCCGTACGTGGTGACGAACGCCCGGGCGTTGGTCGGCCGCCAGCGCCCGGGCCAGCCCATCTCGACCACGGTCACCGGATGGGTGGCGGCGAGCGCGTCGACCAGCTCGGGACCGCCCGCCAGCCGGTGCAGGTGGCGGCCGACCAGCACGATCGGCCGCGCCCCGGCCAGCCGCCGCAGTGCCTCCGGGTCGGTCTCGCCGGCCACAACCCGGACCTCCTCGGCGTCGGCCAGGTGCGGACCCAGCCCCCACGGCACCCGCCCCTCGGCGATGGTGGAGGCGGCGTGCAGCTGCACGACGAGGGGCTTGGCCAGGCCGGTCACATCGCCTTCGACGCGTACCGCGCGGAGCGCGGCGGCGTACCCGAGTCGTTCGGTGACCGGGGCGGGCGTGCCGGCGGCCCGGGCCCAGCCGGCGAGCTCGGCGGCCCGGCCGGCGGCCTGCTCGACCCGGGCCCGCTCCAGCCGGCCGTCGGCGAGCGCGTCGACGATCTCCGCGACGACCAACTCGACCAGGCCGGCGTCGACCCGGGCGCCGATGCAGAGCAGGTCGGCCCCGGCGGCGAGGGCCCGCACGGCGGCCGGGCCGACGCCGCCGGCGGCCAGTGCCGCGCCCTTCATCTCCAGCGCATCGGTGATCACCGTGCCGGTGAAGCCGTACTCGCCGCGCAGCAGGTCGACCAGGACCGCTCGGCTGAAGGTGGCCGGCCCGTCGCCGGTGAGCGCCGGCACCCGGATGTGCGCGGTCATGATCGCCCGGACGCCGGCGCCGACGACCGCGGCGAAGGGCGGCAGGTCCCGTTCTCGCAGCACGGCCGGCGGCACGTCAACGGTGGGCAGCTCGTAGTGGGAGTCGGCGACGGTCGCCCCGTGGCCGGGGAAGTGCTTGGCGCAGGCGGCCACCCCGGCCGCCTGGAGCCCGGCCACCGCCGCGGCCGAGTGGCGGGCCACCCGGGCCGGGTCGGCGCCGAACGACCGGGTGCCGATGACGGGGTTGTCGTCCGAGCTGTTGACGTCGACGGTGGGCGCCAGGTCGACGGTGATGCCCAGCGCGGCCAGCTCCGCGCCGATCGCCCCGTACACCTCGCGGGTCAGCGCCACATCGTCCACTGCACCGAGGGCGGCGTTGCCCGGGTACGGGCTGCCGGTGGCGTGGGCCAGCCGGGTGACGTCGCCGCCCTCCTCGTCGATCGCGATGATCACGTCGGACCGGCCGGCGCGCAGGGCCGAGGTGCTCGCCGCCACCTGGGCCGGGCTGTGGATGTTGGTGCCGAACAGGGTGTGCCCGGCGAGCCCCTCGGCCAGCAGGTCCACCGCCCAGTCGGGCGGGACCGGCCCCGGGTACGCGGCGAGCAGCGTGCTCAGCGCGAGCCGACGAAGTCCTGGATCCAGCCCCACCTGTTTCCCCTTTCGGTGCCGCGACGGCACTGGTCTCCCCCCTTACGGTGCCGCGACGGCACTGGTCTCCCCCCTTACGGTGCCGAAACGGCTCTGGTCTCCCCGTTCGGTGCC
Proteins encoded:
- a CDS encoding STAS domain-containing protein gives rise to the protein MQVGTRDAEPGRVVLAPVGEIDMAGVRQLERALDAVLDRPGVVEVVVDLAEVAFLDSSGVATLLRAAAEAVGRGATLRVTNPRPVVARVLRITAVDILLGLPGGDADGTSTVEPGWRRLR
- a CDS encoding glycoside hydrolase family 3 N-terminal domain-containing protein produces the protein MGLDPGLRRLALSTLLAAYPGPVPPDWAVDLLAEGLAGHTLFGTNIHSPAQVAASTSALRAGRSDVIIAIDEEGGDVTRLAHATGSPYPGNAALGAVDDVALTREVYGAIGAELAALGITVDLAPTVDVNSSDDNPVIGTRSFGADPARVARHSAAAVAGLQAAGVAACAKHFPGHGATVADSHYELPTVDVPPAVLRERDLPPFAAVVGAGVRAIMTAHIRVPALTGDGPATFSRAVLVDLLRGEYGFTGTVITDALEMKGAALAAGGVGPAAVRALAAGADLLCIGARVDAGLVELVVAEIVDALADGRLERARVEQAAGRAAELAGWARAAGTPAPVTERLGYAAALRAVRVEGDVTGLAKPLVVQLHAASTIAEGRVPWGLGPHLADAEEVRVVAGETDPEALRRLAGARPIVLVGRHLHRLAGGPELVDALAATHPVTVVEMGWPGRWRPTNARAFVTTYGASHANGRAAAEVLGLAG
- a CDS encoding PP2C family protein-serine/threonine phosphatase, encoding MSATEPWHRALADLAARSHRLLPDSLPGGVNAALRELGVTVTIYLVDVEQDRLRPLPEPGRSTADPLPIDTSLPGRAYTEVRVRAGQDGRLWVPVVDGTDRLGLLEVSLPVNLDPDDHAVRHGCRLIAGMVGHLVVAKSTYGDPLHRVRRSGPMAVSAELLWQLLPPLTLATDRVAVSAILEPCYEVGGDAFDYALDGATLALAILDGVGHGLPAVLTTSVALAALRAARRIGADLPELAAAIDAGLRSQWTDGRFVTGVLAGFDTVGGRLRYVNAGHPAPVLLRRGRAVRALTGGRRLPLGLTAGGASVAEIRLEPGDRLLLYTDGVTEARNAAGEMFGLRRLADLAERHIGSGRPTPETLRRLSRAVADHRAAASRDDATLVLVEWSDQAAARPEP